A single region of the Microtus ochrogaster isolate Prairie Vole_2 chromosome 2, MicOch1.0, whole genome shotgun sequence genome encodes:
- the Mapkapk5 gene encoding MAP kinase-activated protein kinase 5 isoform X2: MSEDSDMEKAIKETSILEEYSINWTQKLGAGISGPVRVCVKKSSQERFALKILLDRPKARNEVRLHMMCATHPNIVQIIEVFANSVQFPHESSPRARLLIVMEMMEGGELFHRISQHRHFTEKQASQVTKQIALALQHCHLLNIAHRDLKPENLLFKDNSLDAPVKLCDFGFAKVDQGDLMTPQFTPYYVAPQVLEAQRRHQKEKSGIIPTSPTPYTYNKSCDLWSLGVIIYVMLCGYPPFYSKHHSRTIPKDMRRKIMTGSFEFPEEEWSQISEMAKDVVRKLLKVKPEERLTIEGVLDHPWLNSTEALDNVLPSAQLMMDKAVVAGIQQAHAEQLANMRIQDLKVSLKPLHSVNNPILRKRKLLGTKPKDGIYIHDHENGAEDSNVALEKLRDVIAQCILPQAGENEDERLNEVMQEAWKYNRDCKLLRDALQSFSWNGRGFTDKVDRLKLAEVVKQVIEEQTIPHEPQ, from the exons gAAACCTCCATTTTAGAAGAATATAGTATCAACTGGACTCAGAAGCTGGGAGCAGGAATTAGTGGTCCAGTTAG AGTCTGTGTGAAGAAATCGTCTCAAGAACGGTTTGCACTGAAAATCCTTCTCGATCGTCCAAAAGCTAGAAATGAG GTGCGTCTGCACATGATGTGTGCCACACACCCCAATATAGTGCAGATTATTGAAGTCTTTGCTAACAGTGTACAGTTTCCTCACGAGTCCAGTCCCAG GGCTCGACTCTTAATTGTAATGGAGATGATGGAAGGGGGAGAGCTGTTTCACAGGATCAGCCAGCACCGGCACTTTACAGAGAAGCAAGCCAGCCAAGTAACAAAGCAG ATAGCCCTGGCTCTACAGCACTGTCATTTGCTAAACATTGCACATAGAGACCTCAAGCCTGAAAATCTGCTTTTCAAGGATAACTCTTTG GATGCCCCTGTGAAATTATGTGACTTTGGATTTGCTAAAGTTGACCAAGGGGATTTGATGACACCCCAGTTTACCCCTTATTATGTAGCACCTCAG GTACTGGAAGCACAGAGGAGGCACCAGAAGGAGAAGTCTGGCATCATACCTACCTCGCCAACGCCCTACACTTACAACAAG AGCTGTGACTTGTGGTCCCTAGGGGTGATCATCTATGTGATGCTATGTGGATATCCTCCTTTTTATTCCAAACACCACAGTCGGACTATCCCAAAGGATATGCGGAGAAAGATCATGACAGGAAGTTTTGAGTTTCCAGAAGAAGAGTGGAGCCAGATCTCAGAGATGGCCAAAGATGTTGTGAGGAA GCTCCTAAAGGTCAAACCGGAGGAAAGACTCACCATTGAGGGAGTGCTGGACCATCCCTGGCTCAACTCCACAGAGGCCCTGGATAATGTCCTGCCCTCTGCTCAGCTGATGATGGATAAG GCAGTGGTTGCAGGAATCCAGCAGGCTCATGCTGAGCAGCTGGCCAACATGAGGATCCAGGACCTCAAAGTTAGCCTCAAACCCCTACACTCCGTGAACAACCCCATCCTGAGAAAGAGGAAGTTACTTGG CACCAAGCCAAAGGATGGTATTTATATACACGACCATGAGAATGGAGCTGAGGATTCAAATGTTGCCTTGGAAAAGCTTCGAGATGTCATTGCCCAGTGTATCCTCCCCCAGGCTG GAGAGAATGAGGACGAGAGACTGAATGAAGTCATGCAGGAAGCCTGGAAGTACAACCGGGACTGCAAGCTCCTGAGGGACGCCCTGCAGAGCTTCAGCTGGAACG GTCGTGGATTCACAGATAAAGTAGACCGACTGAAGCTGGCAGAGGTTGTGAAGCAAGTGATCGAAGAGCAGACTATTCCCCATGAGCCCCAATAG
- the Mapkapk5 gene encoding MAP kinase-activated protein kinase 5 isoform X1: protein MSEDSDMEKAIKETSILEEYSINWTQKLGAGISGPVRVCVKKSSQERFALKILLDRPKARNEVRLHMMCATHPNIVQIIEVFANSVQFPHESSPRARLLIVMEMMEGGELFHRISQHRHFTEKQASQVTKQIALALQHCHLLNIAHRDLKPENLLFKDNSLDAPVKLCDFGFAKVDQGDLMTPQFTPYYVAPQVLEAQRRHQKEKSGIIPTSPTPYTYNKSCDLWSLGVIIYVMLCGYPPFYSKHHSRTIPKDMRRKIMTGSFEFPEEEWSQISEMAKDVVRKLLKVKPEERLTIEGVLDHPWLNSTEALDNVLPSAQLMMDKAVVAGIQQAHAEQLANMRIQDLKVSLKPLHSVNNPILRKRKLLGTKPKDGIYIHDHENGAEDSNVALEKLRDVIAQCILPQAGKGENEDERLNEVMQEAWKYNRDCKLLRDALQSFSWNGRGFTDKVDRLKLAEVVKQVIEEQTIPHEPQ, encoded by the exons gAAACCTCCATTTTAGAAGAATATAGTATCAACTGGACTCAGAAGCTGGGAGCAGGAATTAGTGGTCCAGTTAG AGTCTGTGTGAAGAAATCGTCTCAAGAACGGTTTGCACTGAAAATCCTTCTCGATCGTCCAAAAGCTAGAAATGAG GTGCGTCTGCACATGATGTGTGCCACACACCCCAATATAGTGCAGATTATTGAAGTCTTTGCTAACAGTGTACAGTTTCCTCACGAGTCCAGTCCCAG GGCTCGACTCTTAATTGTAATGGAGATGATGGAAGGGGGAGAGCTGTTTCACAGGATCAGCCAGCACCGGCACTTTACAGAGAAGCAAGCCAGCCAAGTAACAAAGCAG ATAGCCCTGGCTCTACAGCACTGTCATTTGCTAAACATTGCACATAGAGACCTCAAGCCTGAAAATCTGCTTTTCAAGGATAACTCTTTG GATGCCCCTGTGAAATTATGTGACTTTGGATTTGCTAAAGTTGACCAAGGGGATTTGATGACACCCCAGTTTACCCCTTATTATGTAGCACCTCAG GTACTGGAAGCACAGAGGAGGCACCAGAAGGAGAAGTCTGGCATCATACCTACCTCGCCAACGCCCTACACTTACAACAAG AGCTGTGACTTGTGGTCCCTAGGGGTGATCATCTATGTGATGCTATGTGGATATCCTCCTTTTTATTCCAAACACCACAGTCGGACTATCCCAAAGGATATGCGGAGAAAGATCATGACAGGAAGTTTTGAGTTTCCAGAAGAAGAGTGGAGCCAGATCTCAGAGATGGCCAAAGATGTTGTGAGGAA GCTCCTAAAGGTCAAACCGGAGGAAAGACTCACCATTGAGGGAGTGCTGGACCATCCCTGGCTCAACTCCACAGAGGCCCTGGATAATGTCCTGCCCTCTGCTCAGCTGATGATGGATAAG GCAGTGGTTGCAGGAATCCAGCAGGCTCATGCTGAGCAGCTGGCCAACATGAGGATCCAGGACCTCAAAGTTAGCCTCAAACCCCTACACTCCGTGAACAACCCCATCCTGAGAAAGAGGAAGTTACTTGG CACCAAGCCAAAGGATGGTATTTATATACACGACCATGAGAATGGAGCTGAGGATTCAAATGTTGCCTTGGAAAAGCTTCGAGATGTCATTGCCCAGTGTATCCTCCCCCAGGCTGGTAAAG GAGAGAATGAGGACGAGAGACTGAATGAAGTCATGCAGGAAGCCTGGAAGTACAACCGGGACTGCAAGCTCCTGAGGGACGCCCTGCAGAGCTTCAGCTGGAACG GTCGTGGATTCACAGATAAAGTAGACCGACTGAAGCTGGCAGAGGTTGTGAAGCAAGTGATCGAAGAGCAGACTATTCCCCATGAGCCCCAATAG
- the LOC101995888 gene encoding disintegrin and metalloproteinase domain-containing protein 1a-like, with protein sequence MSVAASVRGIASILSSLQITQVALETAKITSHIWAAHQLNLAVRLVPGHPSVKAGLLVLLIFLPSTFCDIGSVYYSSYETVIPKRLPVKGSEDPGGRVSYMLLMQGRQQLLHLEVKGDHSASNFPVYSYHNGVLGQEMPLLSQDCHYEGYMEGVPGSFVSVNICSGLRGILIKEETSYSIEPVLSSKEFEHILYTVAHQPRVSCSVIPKDSPGDTGQQQRSRRPDDLRELSDLWSHTKYVEMFVVVNHQRFQMWGSSVTETVRAVVDIIALANSFTRRLNTEMVLVGVEVWTEGDLIEAPVDLQATLRNFNRWRQEELLGRVRHDVAHLIVGHHPGENEGQAFLNGACSGGFAAAVEAFHHEDVLLFAALVAHELGHNLGIQHDHPACACDPKHFCLMHEDITKDSGFSNCSSDDFYHFLHDHRGACLLDRPWHQSRKRRAAHCGNGVVEQSEECDCGSACDSHPCCEPTCTLKDGAECSDGLCCYNCNFRKKGALCRPVEDVCDLPEFCDGHSQECPINSYMQDGTLCDRIYYCSGGWCRNPDKQCTKIYGYPARSAPDDCYILMNTKGNRFGNCGRPSTANSGYEACSDEDIFCGKLVCTDVSYLPQVRPLHTLLQVPYGDDWCWSMDAYNATDVPDFGDVQDGTYCAPNKVCTESLCTDHTVLQYDCEPEEMCHGKGVCNNLRHCHCDDGFAPPNCNSPGNGGSVDSGPVGKPADRNLSLFAIFGQEKPKMEDDEDVNMEVVLLVVPIFLVLLLCCLMLIAYLWSEVLEVVSPESSFSSTESSEAAPPEGAPPPRRYY encoded by the coding sequence ATGTCAGTGGCAGCATCAGTGAGAGGGATTGCCtccattctgtcttctcttcagATAACACAAGTGGCCTTAGAGACAGCTAAGATAACATCACACATTTGGGCTGCCCACCAGCTGAACTTGGCTGTGAGACTAGTGCCAGGACACCCATCTGTCAAAGCAGGGCTTCTGGTGCTGTTAATTTTTCTTCCAAGTACGTTCTGTGACATAGGATCTGTATATTACTCTTCCTATGAAACGGTCATCCCCAAGAGACTGCCAGTCAAGGGGAGTGAAGATCCCGGAGGAAGGGTGTCCTACATGCTGTTGATGCAGGGCCGGCAGCAGCTGCTTCACCTGGAGGTAAAGGGAGACCACTCTGCGAGTAACTTCCCAGTCTACAGTTACCACAATGGTGTCCTGGGGCAAGAAATGCCTCTCCTCTCACAGGACTGCCACTATGAAGGTTACATGGAAGGGGTGCCAGGCTCCTTTGTCTCTGTCAACATCTGCTCAGGCCTCAGGGGCATCCTGATCAAGGAGGAAACATCCTACAGCATCGAGCCTGTGCTTTCCTCCAAAGAGTTCGAACACATCCTGTATACTGTGGCACATCAGCCTCGCGTCTCCTGCAGTGTCATTCCCAAAGACAGCCCAGGGGACACTGGCCAGCAGCAGAGGAGCAGGAGACCCGATGACCTGCGGGAGCTGTCTGACTTGTGGTCACATACCAAGTATGTGGAGATGTTCGTCGTGGTCAACCACCAGCGGTTCCAGATGTGGGGCAGCAGCGTCACAGAGACAGTCAGGGCAGTAGTGGACATCATTGCTCTGGCCAACAGCTTCACTAGGAGACTAAACACAGAGATGGTGCTGGTGGGCGTTGAAGTCTGGACAGAGGGGGACCTGATAGAGGCCCCGGTGGACCTGCAGGCTACACTGAGGAATTTCAACcgctggagacaggaggagctcCTGGGCCGTGTCAGGCATGATGTGGCACACTTGATCGTCGGGCATCACCCAGGAGAGAATGAGGGCCAGGCGTTTCTCAATGGTGCCTGTTCTGGTGGGTTTGCAGCAGCTGTGGAGGCCTTCCATCATGAAGATGTCCTGCTGTTTGCGGCGCTCGTGGCCCACGAGCTGGGACACAACCTGGGAATCCAGCACGACCACCCAGCCTGTGCCTGTGACCCTAAGCACTTCTGCCTCATGCACGAGGATATCACCAAGGACAGTGGCTTCAGCAACTGCAGCTCTGACGACTTCTACCATTTCCTCCATGACCACAGAGGGGCCTGCCTGCTTGACAGGCCTTGGCACCAAAGCCGCAAGCGCAGAGCTGCCCATTGTGGAAACGGTGTGGTGGAGCAGTCAGAAGAGTGTGACTGTGGTTCTGCTTGTGACAGTCACCCATGCTGTGAGCCAACCTGTACACTGAAGGACGGTGCAGAGTGCAGTGATGGCCTCTGCTGCTACAATTGTAACTTCAGAAAGAAAGGTGCCTTGTGTCGTCCTGTTGAGGATGTGTGTGACCTCCCTGAGTTCTGTGATGGCCATTCCCAAGAATGCCCTATAAACAGCTACATGCAGGATGGCACGCTGTGTGACAGGATTTATTACTGCTCTGGGGGTTGGTGCAGGAATCCTGATAAGCAATGCACAAAGATCTATGGGTATCCTGCAAGATCCGCCCCTGACGACTGTTACATTTTAATGAACACCAAAGGGAACCGGTTTGGAAACTGTGGCCGTCCCAGCACGGCTAACTCAGGATACGAAGCGTGTTCTGATGAAGATATATTTTGTGGCAAACTGGTATGTACTGATGTTAGTTACTTGCCACAAGTCAGACCCCTGCACACTCTCCTCCAGGTTCCTTATGGAGATGACTGGTGTTGGAGCATGGATGCCTATAACGCTACTGATGTTCCAGACTTTGGAGATGTGCAGGATGGTACTTACTGTGCCCCTAACAAAGTCTGCACGGAGTCCTTGTGCACTGACCACACGGTGCTCCAGTACGACTGTGAACCAGAGGAAATGTGTCACGGGAAAGGAGTGTGCAACAATCTCAGGCACTGTCATTGTGATGATGGTTTTGCTCCTCCCAACTGCAACAGCCCAGGAAATGGGGGCAGTGTGGACAGTGGTCCTGTTGGTAAGCCAGCTGATCGAAACTTGAGTTTATTTGCAATTTTCGGACAAGAGAAGCCTAAGATGGAAGATGATGAAGATGTAAACATGGAAGTGGTGCTGCTTGTGGTCCCTATATTTCTTGTCCTTTTACTGTGTTGTCTGATGCTGATCGCCTACCTCTGGTCTGAAGTACTAGAAGTAGTATCTCCAGAGAGTTCATTTTCTTCAACAGAATCCTCAGAAGCAGCACCTCCTGAAGGGGCTCCACCCCCCAGGAGGTATTATTGA
- the Mapkapk5 gene encoding MAP kinase-activated protein kinase 5 isoform X3 — MSEDSDMEKAIKETSILEEYSINWTQKLGAGISGPVRVCVKKSSQERFALKILLDRPKARNEVRLHMMCATHPNIVQIIEVFANSVQFPHESSPRARLLIVMEMMEGGELFHRISQHRHFTEKQASQVTKQIALALQHCHLLNIAHRDLKPENLLFKDNSLVLEAQRRHQKEKSGIIPTSPTPYTYNKSCDLWSLGVIIYVMLCGYPPFYSKHHSRTIPKDMRRKIMTGSFEFPEEEWSQISEMAKDVVRKLLKVKPEERLTIEGVLDHPWLNSTEALDNVLPSAQLMMDKAVVAGIQQAHAEQLANMRIQDLKVSLKPLHSVNNPILRKRKLLGTKPKDGIYIHDHENGAEDSNVALEKLRDVIAQCILPQAGKGENEDERLNEVMQEAWKYNRDCKLLRDALQSFSWNGRGFTDKVDRLKLAEVVKQVIEEQTIPHEPQ; from the exons gAAACCTCCATTTTAGAAGAATATAGTATCAACTGGACTCAGAAGCTGGGAGCAGGAATTAGTGGTCCAGTTAG AGTCTGTGTGAAGAAATCGTCTCAAGAACGGTTTGCACTGAAAATCCTTCTCGATCGTCCAAAAGCTAGAAATGAG GTGCGTCTGCACATGATGTGTGCCACACACCCCAATATAGTGCAGATTATTGAAGTCTTTGCTAACAGTGTACAGTTTCCTCACGAGTCCAGTCCCAG GGCTCGACTCTTAATTGTAATGGAGATGATGGAAGGGGGAGAGCTGTTTCACAGGATCAGCCAGCACCGGCACTTTACAGAGAAGCAAGCCAGCCAAGTAACAAAGCAG ATAGCCCTGGCTCTACAGCACTGTCATTTGCTAAACATTGCACATAGAGACCTCAAGCCTGAAAATCTGCTTTTCAAGGATAACTCTTTG GTACTGGAAGCACAGAGGAGGCACCAGAAGGAGAAGTCTGGCATCATACCTACCTCGCCAACGCCCTACACTTACAACAAG AGCTGTGACTTGTGGTCCCTAGGGGTGATCATCTATGTGATGCTATGTGGATATCCTCCTTTTTATTCCAAACACCACAGTCGGACTATCCCAAAGGATATGCGGAGAAAGATCATGACAGGAAGTTTTGAGTTTCCAGAAGAAGAGTGGAGCCAGATCTCAGAGATGGCCAAAGATGTTGTGAGGAA GCTCCTAAAGGTCAAACCGGAGGAAAGACTCACCATTGAGGGAGTGCTGGACCATCCCTGGCTCAACTCCACAGAGGCCCTGGATAATGTCCTGCCCTCTGCTCAGCTGATGATGGATAAG GCAGTGGTTGCAGGAATCCAGCAGGCTCATGCTGAGCAGCTGGCCAACATGAGGATCCAGGACCTCAAAGTTAGCCTCAAACCCCTACACTCCGTGAACAACCCCATCCTGAGAAAGAGGAAGTTACTTGG CACCAAGCCAAAGGATGGTATTTATATACACGACCATGAGAATGGAGCTGAGGATTCAAATGTTGCCTTGGAAAAGCTTCGAGATGTCATTGCCCAGTGTATCCTCCCCCAGGCTGGTAAAG GAGAGAATGAGGACGAGAGACTGAATGAAGTCATGCAGGAAGCCTGGAAGTACAACCGGGACTGCAAGCTCCTGAGGGACGCCCTGCAGAGCTTCAGCTGGAACG GTCGTGGATTCACAGATAAAGTAGACCGACTGAAGCTGGCAGAGGTTGTGAAGCAAGTGATCGAAGAGCAGACTATTCCCCATGAGCCCCAATAG